One Micromonospora sp. FIMYZ51 genomic window carries:
- the sigJ gene encoding RNA polymerase sigma factor SigJ produces the protein MEPDRGDLPQRTAGGRLSPVDAADAAGALDAHRPMLLGLAYRLLGSRYDAEDVLQEAYLRWVRVDRAAVTEPRRYLSRVVTHLAMDRLRARQSAREAYVGPWLPEPVPTTPSPFGPLERVELRDSLSTALLHLLERLTPPERAVYVLHTAFELPYAEIGELLDRSAEDCRQLHHRATARIGRDKRRFTADRAEQERLLDAFIVAANDGDLTALTKLVAADATAWSDGGGRVRAARNPVTGADRVARFLLGIRDKGWPFTVHRTELNGQPAAVVVSAAGARYAITLGAADGRITDVFLVANPDKLTWAA, from the coding sequence GTGGAACCGGATCGCGGTGACCTTCCGCAACGAACTGCCGGCGGACGTCTGAGTCCGGTCGACGCGGCGGATGCGGCCGGTGCGCTCGACGCGCACCGGCCCATGCTGCTCGGGCTGGCCTACCGGTTGCTCGGCAGCCGGTACGACGCCGAGGACGTCCTCCAGGAGGCGTACCTGCGCTGGGTACGCGTCGACCGGGCCGCGGTGACCGAGCCGCGCCGGTACCTGTCCCGGGTGGTCACCCACCTGGCCATGGACCGGCTACGCGCCCGGCAGTCCGCCCGGGAGGCGTACGTCGGGCCGTGGCTGCCGGAGCCGGTGCCGACCACACCCTCGCCGTTCGGTCCGCTGGAACGCGTCGAGCTGCGCGACTCGCTCTCCACCGCGTTGCTGCACCTGCTGGAGCGGCTCACCCCGCCGGAGCGCGCGGTCTACGTCCTGCACACCGCGTTCGAGCTGCCGTACGCCGAGATCGGCGAGTTGCTGGACCGGTCCGCCGAGGACTGTCGGCAGCTGCACCACCGGGCAACCGCCCGGATCGGTCGCGACAAGCGCCGGTTCACCGCCGACCGGGCGGAGCAGGAACGGCTGCTGGACGCGTTCATCGTCGCCGCCAACGACGGTGACCTGACGGCGCTGACCAAGCTGGTGGCCGCCGACGCGACCGCGTGGAGCGACGGCGGCGGCCGGGTCCGGGCGGCCCGCAACCCGGTGACCGGCGCGGACCGGGTCGCCCGGTTCCTGCTGGGCATCCGGGACAAGGGCTGGCCGTTCACGGTGCACCGCACGGAACTCAACGGCCAGCCGGCCGCCGTGGTGGTCAGCGCGGCCGGCGCCCGGTACGCGATCACCCTCGGGGCCGCCGACGGACGGATCACCGACGTGTTCCTGGTGGCCAACCCGGACAAACTGACCTGGGCGGCCTGA
- the ndk gene encoding nucleoside-diphosphate kinase — MSTSSPDERTLVLIKPDAVRRGLVGEIISRFERKGLRIDAMVSRTMDAALADAHYCEHVEKPFYPPLKTFMTSGPLVALVLSGDQVIDVVRGLIGATDGRKAVAGTIRGDLALSNRENLVHASDSADSAKREIALWFPDLG; from the coding sequence GTGTCCACCAGCAGCCCGGACGAGCGCACGCTCGTACTGATCAAGCCCGACGCGGTACGCCGTGGGTTGGTCGGCGAGATCATCTCCCGCTTCGAGCGCAAGGGGCTGCGGATCGACGCGATGGTGTCCCGCACGATGGATGCCGCGCTCGCCGACGCGCACTACTGCGAGCACGTGGAGAAGCCCTTCTACCCGCCGCTGAAGACCTTCATGACCAGCGGTCCGCTGGTCGCGCTGGTGCTCTCCGGCGACCAGGTGATCGACGTGGTACGCGGCCTGATCGGGGCGACCGACGGGCGCAAGGCCGTCGCCGGCACCATCCGGGGCGACCTTGCCCTCTCCAACCGGGAAAACCTGGTGCACGCCTCCGACTCGGCCGACAGCGCCAAGCGCGAGATCGCACTCTGGTTCCCCGACCTGGGCTGA
- a CDS encoding VOC family protein, with protein sequence MANGGNPPIAPVRKLIAAVVGTVASFVILFGLGMTSWAIVALGVAFLALAIALATVRAGGRTWVVGAGHVHSASEPPTQYAFGRCELQLVIDAPGLPPRSKKIIEPRVPVSKWPALGQTLPIRVALDDPRHVRVLWDEVPTHTEAGTADLPPEYADPPPEYADHVPPDEVLIGQQAPPWAGRAPEDDFHEPLSDPLAAPRRDEPVGTVEQLETVRVRQRPGGPVVLEGTVVEHPSDQPLPRRATPAPRTPAEERVAATTPAEPVPTGRFTGPPPAESSADAPPAPTEPTDQFDPLDLPLDDPQPEPAAGARPARPVNRTAPTDDAATAADPIGTAATAADPIDGGTREAGSTAQAAGIPDQPDGDRELDEAIFGFDPEAADPAAPISGVGITLLVTELPRSLEFYRDRLGFTEIDRGTGNAVLASGATRLVLREVTGAQPVNRRLVHVNLDVDDIQGAYERLRDSGVRFTYAPRVVNRGTKLEVWAAAFRDPDGHGIALTQWRERAEA encoded by the coding sequence GTGGCGAACGGCGGGAACCCACCCATCGCACCGGTACGCAAGTTGATAGCCGCGGTCGTCGGCACCGTGGCCAGCTTCGTGATCCTCTTCGGCCTGGGCATGACCAGCTGGGCCATCGTGGCGCTCGGCGTCGCCTTCCTGGCGCTGGCCATCGCGTTGGCCACGGTACGCGCCGGCGGTCGCACCTGGGTGGTGGGCGCCGGGCACGTGCACAGCGCCTCCGAGCCGCCCACCCAGTACGCCTTCGGGCGCTGCGAGCTCCAGTTGGTGATCGACGCCCCCGGGCTGCCGCCCCGCTCGAAGAAGATCATCGAACCGCGGGTGCCGGTCTCCAAGTGGCCGGCGCTCGGCCAGACCCTGCCGATCCGGGTGGCACTGGACGACCCGCGGCACGTCCGGGTGCTCTGGGACGAGGTACCCACCCATACCGAGGCCGGCACCGCCGACCTGCCGCCGGAATACGCCGACCCGCCCCCCGAGTACGCCGACCACGTCCCGCCGGACGAGGTGCTGATCGGCCAGCAGGCACCGCCGTGGGCCGGCCGGGCACCCGAGGACGACTTCCACGAGCCGCTGAGCGATCCCCTCGCCGCGCCGCGCCGCGACGAGCCGGTCGGCACCGTGGAACAACTGGAGACGGTGCGGGTACGCCAGCGTCCGGGTGGACCCGTCGTGCTGGAGGGGACGGTGGTGGAGCACCCCAGCGACCAGCCGCTTCCGCGCCGGGCCACGCCCGCCCCCCGCACGCCGGCCGAGGAACGAGTCGCGGCGACGACCCCGGCGGAGCCGGTACCCACCGGGCGCTTCACCGGCCCACCACCGGCCGAGAGCTCCGCCGACGCACCGCCTGCCCCGACGGAGCCGACGGATCAGTTCGATCCGCTCGACCTGCCGCTTGACGACCCGCAGCCGGAACCGGCGGCCGGCGCACGCCCGGCCCGGCCGGTCAACCGGACCGCGCCGACCGACGACGCGGCGACCGCAGCCGACCCGATCGGCACCGCGGCGACCGCAGCCGACCCGATCGACGGCGGTACGCGCGAAGCCGGCTCGACCGCACAGGCGGCGGGCATCCCGGACCAGCCGGACGGCGACCGGGAACTGGATGAGGCGATCTTCGGCTTTGACCCCGAGGCCGCCGACCCGGCCGCGCCGATCAGTGGCGTGGGCATCACGCTGCTGGTCACCGAGTTGCCCCGATCCCTGGAGTTCTACCGGGACCGGCTCGGGTTCACCGAGATCGACCGGGGCACCGGCAACGCGGTGTTGGCGTCCGGGGCGACCCGGCTGGTGCTGCGGGAGGTAACCGGCGCCCAGCCGGTCAACCGCCGCCTGGTACACGTCAACCTCGACGTCGATGACATCCAGGGTGCGTACGAGCGACTGCGGGACTCCGGCGTCCGGTTCACCTACGCCCCCCGGGTGGTCAACCGGGGCACCAAGCTGGAGGTGTGGGCGGCGGCGTTCCGTGACCCGGACGGCCACGGGATCGCGCTGACCCAGTGGCGGGAGCGCGCCGAGGCGTGA
- a CDS encoding DUF4233 domain-containing protein, with protein MTGQGDAGGSGRLPGTSGPDETAGDGRPPGARRSGLRDPQRAVRGLGAGTLALEALVLLLAIQPIRVVGGDLGGAAIGVVVALAVAAVGLAGLMRRPWAWHAGTVLQGLLLLSGLLHWALFVLGVIFALVWAYASHVRRVILG; from the coding sequence ATGACCGGCCAGGGCGACGCGGGCGGGAGCGGGCGGCTGCCGGGTACCTCCGGGCCGGACGAGACCGCCGGGGACGGCCGCCCGCCCGGGGCGCGCCGGTCGGGGCTGCGCGACCCGCAGCGGGCGGTACGCGGCCTCGGCGCCGGCACCCTCGCCCTGGAGGCGTTGGTGCTGCTGCTGGCGATCCAGCCGATCCGGGTGGTCGGCGGTGACCTCGGTGGTGCGGCGATCGGAGTGGTGGTGGCGCTGGCCGTGGCGGCGGTCGGGCTGGCCGGGCTGATGCGCCGGCCCTGGGCCTGGCACGCCGGCACGGTGTTGCAGGGGTTGCTGTTGCTCTCCGGGCTGCTGCACTGGGCGCTGTTCGTGCTGGGCGTGATCTTCGCCCTGGTGTGGGCGTACGCGTCGCACGTCCGCCGGGTGATCCTGGGCTGA
- a CDS encoding folylpolyglutamate synthase/dihydrofolate synthase family protein — MVFELDRISSLLDLLGSPQRAYPSIHLTGTNGKTSTARMIDSLLRAFGLHTGRYTSPHLETVRERISLDGEPVDEARFTAVYREVKPLAELVDDRSAEPLTYFDMTTALAFAAFADAPVDVAVVEVGLGGAEDATNVLQAGVCVLTPIGLDHTEWLGDTIQDIAVAKAGIIHPGATVICAAQEEEAARPILQRCAEVGATVAREGAEFGVLRRAVAVGGQVLTLQGLGGVYEEVFVPLHGAHQAQNAAIALAAVEAFLGAGARRQLDVETVREGFATASSPGRLERVRTAPTILLDGAHNPQGMAATVTALQEEFAFSKLVAVLGTLTDKDAASMLELLEPVVDQLVVTRNSSPRALPVKELAALAAEVFGPDRVEVAEQMPDAIEAAVALAEEDVPGELAGVGVLITGSVVTVADARRLLKR; from the coding sequence ATGGTCTTCGAGCTGGACCGCATCTCGTCCCTGCTCGACCTGCTGGGCAGCCCACAGCGGGCGTACCCGTCGATCCACTTGACCGGGACCAACGGCAAGACCTCCACGGCCCGGATGATCGACTCGCTGCTGCGGGCGTTCGGGTTGCACACCGGCCGGTACACCAGCCCGCACCTGGAGACCGTCCGGGAACGGATCAGCCTGGACGGCGAGCCGGTGGACGAGGCGCGGTTCACCGCCGTCTACCGCGAGGTGAAGCCGCTCGCCGAGCTGGTCGACGACCGTTCGGCGGAGCCGCTCACCTACTTCGACATGACCACCGCGCTGGCCTTCGCCGCCTTCGCCGACGCTCCGGTGGACGTGGCCGTGGTCGAGGTCGGCCTGGGCGGGGCCGAGGACGCCACAAACGTGCTCCAGGCCGGGGTGTGCGTACTGACCCCGATCGGGTTGGACCACACCGAATGGCTCGGGGACACGATTCAGGACATCGCGGTCGCCAAGGCCGGCATCATCCACCCCGGTGCCACCGTCATCTGCGCCGCCCAGGAGGAGGAGGCGGCCCGGCCGATCCTGCAACGCTGTGCCGAGGTCGGCGCCACCGTCGCCCGGGAAGGCGCGGAGTTCGGCGTGCTGCGCCGCGCGGTGGCGGTCGGCGGGCAGGTGCTCACGTTGCAGGGCCTGGGCGGGGTGTACGAGGAGGTGTTCGTCCCGCTGCACGGTGCCCACCAGGCGCAGAACGCGGCGATCGCGCTCGCCGCCGTGGAGGCGTTCCTCGGTGCCGGTGCCCGGCGGCAACTCGACGTGGAGACGGTCCGGGAGGGCTTCGCCACCGCCAGTTCGCCCGGCCGGTTGGAGCGGGTCCGGACCGCGCCGACGATCCTGCTGGACGGGGCACACAACCCGCAGGGGATGGCGGCCACCGTCACGGCGCTCCAGGAGGAGTTCGCCTTCAGCAAGCTGGTAGCCGTGCTGGGCACCCTGACCGACAAGGACGCGGCCAGCATGCTGGAGCTGCTGGAGCCGGTGGTGGACCAGCTGGTGGTGACCCGGAACAGTTCGCCGCGGGCGCTGCCGGTCAAGGAGTTGGCCGCGCTCGCCGCCGAGGTGTTCGGGCCGGACCGGGTCGAGGTGGCCGAGCAGATGCCGGACGCGATCGAGGCGGCGGTGGCGCTGGCCGAGGAGGACGTGCCGGGTGAGCTGGCCGGTGTCGGCGTACTCATCACCGGCTCCGTGGTGACCGTGGCCGACGCCCGCCGGCTGTTGAAGCGATGA
- a CDS encoding valine--tRNA ligase, which translates to MTERLDARRPDAPTLAGQYQPGEVEQRRYEQWVADGRFRAAGESERPPFTIVIPPPNVTGSLHMGHALDHTVQDALVRRKRMQGFEALWLPGMDHAGIATQNVVERQLAGEGLSRHDLGREKFVERVWRWKAESGGAILGQMRRLGDSVDWDRERFTMDEGLSRAVQTMFKKLYDDGLIYRANRIINWCPRCLTALSDIEVEHTDDEGELVSIRYSDDVVVATTRAETMLGDTAVAVHPDDERYRHLIGTEVELPLTGRRIPIVGDAHVDPAFGTGMVKVTPAHDPNDFEIGQRHNLPALTVMDERGVITAPGPFEGLDRFEARPAIVAALREQGRIVAEKRPYVHAVGHCSRCRTTVEPRLSLQWFVNTSPLAKAAGDAVRDGRVRIEPAELAKRYFAWVDNMHDWCISRQLWWGHRIPVWYGPEGQVVCVGPDEQPPTGEGWHQDEDVLDTWFSSGLWPFSTLGWPEQTTDLAKFYPTSVLVTGYDILFFWVARMMMFGLYAMDGVQPFDVIALHGMVRDEHGKKMSKSFGNVVDPLDWIDRYGADATRFTLARGANPGGDVPVSEDWCQGSRNFCNKLWNATRFALINGAHTEGALPGAAELSTVDRWILSRLAQVTAEVDEQFEAYEFAKVCDLLYHFAWDDVCDWYVELSKPVLAAGGPAADASRRVLGHVLDQLLRLLHPVIPFVTEELWTALTGADTVMTAAWPVADRARVDATAEAEVATLQRVVTEIRRFRSDQGLRPTQRVAARLDGLAAAGIAGHEPLIRSLVRLDPAGDDFQASATLAMPGEVSVALDTRGSIDVAAERARLTKDRAAAEKEAGQARAKLNNPAFVGKAPEHVVAKIRERLAVAEADLVRIDAALEALPS; encoded by the coding sequence GTGACCGAGAGACTGGATGCCCGACGCCCCGACGCACCGACCCTTGCCGGCCAGTACCAGCCCGGCGAGGTAGAGCAGCGGCGGTATGAGCAGTGGGTAGCCGACGGTCGGTTCCGGGCCGCCGGGGAGAGCGAGCGCCCCCCGTTCACCATCGTGATCCCGCCGCCGAACGTCACCGGCTCGCTGCACATGGGCCACGCGCTCGACCACACCGTGCAGGACGCGCTCGTGCGGCGTAAGCGGATGCAGGGCTTCGAGGCGCTCTGGCTACCCGGCATGGACCACGCCGGCATCGCCACCCAGAACGTGGTCGAGCGGCAGCTCGCCGGGGAGGGCCTCTCCCGACACGACCTGGGCCGGGAGAAGTTCGTCGAGCGGGTCTGGCGATGGAAGGCCGAATCCGGCGGTGCGATCCTCGGCCAGATGCGCCGCCTCGGCGACTCGGTCGACTGGGACCGCGAGCGTTTCACCATGGACGAGGGGCTGTCCCGGGCCGTCCAGACCATGTTCAAGAAGCTGTACGACGACGGCCTGATCTACCGGGCGAACCGGATCATCAACTGGTGCCCGCGCTGCCTGACCGCGCTCTCCGACATCGAGGTGGAGCACACCGACGACGAGGGCGAACTGGTCTCCATCCGGTACAGCGACGACGTGGTGGTGGCCACCACCCGGGCCGAGACCATGCTCGGTGACACGGCGGTGGCGGTGCACCCGGACGACGAGCGGTACCGGCACCTGATCGGCACCGAGGTCGAGCTGCCGCTGACCGGGCGGCGGATCCCGATCGTGGGCGACGCGCACGTGGACCCGGCCTTCGGCACCGGCATGGTCAAGGTGACCCCGGCACACGACCCGAACGACTTCGAGATCGGCCAGCGGCACAACCTGCCGGCCCTGACGGTCATGGACGAGCGGGGCGTCATCACCGCGCCCGGCCCCTTCGAAGGACTGGACCGGTTCGAGGCCCGCCCGGCGATCGTCGCCGCGCTGCGCGAGCAGGGGCGCATCGTCGCCGAGAAGCGGCCGTACGTGCACGCGGTCGGCCACTGCTCGCGGTGCCGGACCACGGTCGAGCCCCGGCTGTCGTTGCAGTGGTTCGTCAACACCTCGCCACTGGCCAAGGCGGCCGGTGACGCGGTGCGCGACGGTCGGGTGCGGATCGAGCCCGCGGAGCTGGCCAAGCGCTACTTCGCCTGGGTGGACAACATGCACGACTGGTGCATCTCCCGGCAGCTCTGGTGGGGCCACCGCATCCCGGTCTGGTACGGCCCGGAGGGCCAGGTCGTCTGCGTGGGCCCGGACGAGCAGCCGCCGACCGGCGAGGGCTGGCACCAGGACGAGGACGTGCTGGACACCTGGTTCTCCAGCGGGCTGTGGCCGTTCTCCACCCTCGGCTGGCCGGAGCAGACCACCGACCTGGCGAAGTTCTACCCGACAAGCGTGCTGGTCACCGGGTACGACATCCTCTTCTTCTGGGTCGCCCGGATGATGATGTTCGGCCTGTACGCGATGGACGGCGTGCAGCCGTTCGACGTGATCGCGCTGCACGGCATGGTCCGCGACGAGCACGGCAAGAAGATGTCCAAGTCGTTCGGGAACGTGGTCGACCCGCTGGACTGGATCGACCGCTACGGTGCCGACGCCACCCGGTTCACCCTGGCCCGGGGCGCCAACCCGGGCGGGGACGTGCCGGTCAGCGAGGACTGGTGCCAGGGTTCCCGGAACTTCTGCAACAAGCTGTGGAACGCCACCCGGTTCGCGCTGATCAACGGCGCGCACACCGAGGGAGCGTTGCCGGGCGCGGCCGAGCTGTCGACTGTCGACCGGTGGATCCTGTCCCGGTTGGCGCAGGTCACCGCCGAGGTGGACGAGCAGTTCGAGGCGTACGAGTTCGCCAAGGTCTGTGACCTGCTGTACCACTTCGCCTGGGATGACGTCTGCGACTGGTACGTCGAGCTGAGCAAGCCGGTGCTGGCCGCCGGTGGCCCCGCCGCCGACGCCAGCCGCCGCGTCCTCGGCCACGTGCTGGACCAGCTGCTGCGGTTGCTGCACCCGGTGATCCCGTTCGTCACCGAGGAGCTGTGGACCGCGCTCACCGGTGCGGACACGGTGATGACGGCCGCCTGGCCGGTCGCCGACCGGGCCCGCGTCGACGCCACCGCCGAGGCGGAGGTCGCCACGCTGCAGCGGGTGGTGACCGAGATCCGCCGGTTCCGCTCCGATCAGGGGCTGCGCCCGACCCAGCGGGTCGCCGCCCGGCTCGACGGGCTGGCCGCGGCCGGCATCGCCGGGCATGAGCCGCTGATCCGTTCCCTGGTCCGTCTCGACCCGGCCGGCGACGACTTCCAGGCCAGCGCGACGCTGGCCATGCCCGGCGAGGTAAGCGTGGCGCTGGACACCCGCGGTTCGATCGACGTGGCCGCCGAGCGGGCCCGGCTGACCAAGGATCGCGCGGCGGCCGAGAAGGAGGCCGGGCAGGCCCGGGCGAAGCTGAACAACCCGGCGTTCGTCGGCAAGGCCCCCGAGCACGTGGTGGCCAAGATCCGCGAACGGCTGGCCGTGGCCGAGGCCGATCTGGTCCGCATCGACGCCGCCCTGGAGGCACTGCCCTCGTGA
- a CDS encoding MFS transporter yields MTARADEVGERSALWRDRNFAIFWSAQTLSVLGDGFASLAVPLLVLQVTGSVALMGLLTAAAGVAAVATAVFAGVLVDRADRRRVLIGCDLVRAVLFTAIPVAWWWGPQLWLLYLVLPASAAVGMLFRVAYVAAVPGLVDVRRITEANGKLSASYAVAAVGGPLLAGVVAAAFGYATAIAVNAASFAVSAAALMVVRLRQERVARAVTSLAQLRDELLDGARFLWRHPVLRSLTWLLSAFLFLTYGLDDVLIYHVRHNLAGSERTVGLVLGIAAVGTVLGSLVVAPLRRRFGFGATWSGSIGLAGLAVAGVGAARSLPMVASLAAAYLGAVAVGAICSLSLRQEVTPNHLLGRVTSVFWATHYAFGPLGAAIVTWGAEAYGVALVCALAGGGCLLVALAALVTPVNRG; encoded by the coding sequence ATGACGGCGCGTGCGGACGAGGTCGGAGAGCGGAGCGCGCTGTGGCGGGACCGGAACTTCGCCATCTTCTGGTCGGCGCAGACGCTCTCGGTGCTTGGCGACGGATTCGCCTCGCTGGCCGTACCGCTGCTGGTTCTCCAGGTCACCGGATCGGTGGCGCTGATGGGCCTGCTCACCGCGGCAGCCGGCGTCGCCGCCGTGGCCACCGCCGTATTCGCGGGCGTCCTTGTGGACCGGGCGGACCGGCGACGCGTACTCATCGGCTGTGATCTCGTCCGCGCGGTGCTCTTCACCGCCATCCCCGTGGCCTGGTGGTGGGGACCCCAACTCTGGCTGCTCTATCTCGTGCTACCGGCAAGCGCCGCGGTCGGCATGCTCTTCCGGGTGGCGTACGTGGCGGCCGTGCCCGGGCTCGTCGACGTCCGGCGGATCACGGAGGCGAACGGCAAGCTGTCAGCGAGCTACGCGGTCGCCGCTGTTGGCGGGCCGCTGCTGGCCGGGGTGGTAGCCGCCGCCTTCGGCTACGCCACCGCCATCGCGGTGAACGCCGCGAGCTTCGCCGTCTCGGCGGCGGCCCTGATGGTCGTACGGCTGCGGCAGGAGCGCGTCGCGCGGGCCGTGACCAGCCTCGCGCAGCTTCGCGACGAGCTGCTGGACGGGGCCCGGTTCCTCTGGCGGCATCCGGTGCTGCGCAGTCTGACCTGGCTGCTCTCCGCGTTCCTGTTCCTCACCTACGGTCTCGACGACGTGCTGATCTACCACGTCCGGCACAACCTGGCCGGCTCCGAACGGACGGTCGGCCTGGTGCTCGGGATCGCGGCCGTCGGCACGGTCCTCGGCTCGCTCGTGGTGGCCCCGCTGCGGCGTCGCTTCGGCTTCGGAGCGACGTGGTCGGGCAGCATCGGGTTGGCCGGTCTGGCCGTCGCGGGGGTGGGCGCGGCCCGGAGTCTGCCCATGGTGGCCAGCCTCGCCGCGGCGTACCTCGGTGCGGTCGCCGTCGGGGCGATCTGCTCACTGTCGCTGCGCCAGGAGGTCACGCCCAACCATCTTCTCGGCCGGGTCACGTCGGTGTTCTGGGCGACCCACTACGCGTTCGGGCCGCTCGGCGCGGCGATCGTCACCTGGGGAGCCGAGGCGTACGGGGTGGCGTTGGTGTGTGCCCTCGCCGGCGGTGGGTGCCTGCTGGTCGCGCTCGCCGCGCTGGTCACCCCGGTCAATCGTGGTTGA